A DNA window from Tenuifilaceae bacterium CYCD contains the following coding sequences:
- the rplK gene encoding 50S ribosomal protein L11: MAKEVAGFIKLQVKGGAANPSPPIGPALGSKGVNIMEFCKQFNARTQAQAGKVLPVVITVYSDKSFDFVVKTPPVPVQLLEVTKQQSGSAEPNRKKIASVTWEQVRQIAQDKMPDLNCFTLESAMKMVAGTARSMGITVTGEFPGN; the protein is encoded by the coding sequence ATGGCTAAGGAAGTTGCTGGATTTATTAAGCTCCAGGTTAAAGGTGGTGCGGCAAACCCATCACCCCCAATTGGTCCTGCTCTTGGCTCCAAAGGGGTAAACATTATGGAGTTCTGCAAACAATTCAATGCAAGAACTCAGGCACAAGCAGGTAAAGTATTACCTGTTGTGATAACTGTTTACAGCGACAAATCATTCGATTTTGTTGTTAAAACCCCTCCCGTACCAGTACAGTTGCTTGAAGTTACAAAGCAACAAAGTGGGTCGGCTGAGCCAAACAGGAAAAAAATTGCCTCAGTAACCTGGGAACAAGTTAGGCAGATTGCTCAAGACAAGATGCCCGATTTGAACTGCTTCACTCTGGAGTCTGCGATGAAGATGGTAGCAGGTACAGCCCGGAGCATGGGTATTACTGTAACCGGAGAATTTCCGGGTAATTAA
- the rpoB gene encoding DNA-directed RNA polymerase subunit beta → MFYGSTNSNAMSQNNNNIRINFSKTKSRFDYPDFLEIQLKSFVEFFQLGTTPEERKREGLFQVFLENFPITDTRNNFVLEFLDYYVDPPRYSIEECLDRGLTFSVPLKAKLKLYCTDPEHEDFDTVVQDVYLGTIPYMTPRGTFVINGAERVVVSQLHRSPGVFFGQSVHPNGTKLYSARIIPFKGSWIEFATDINNVMYAYIDRKKKLPVTTLLRAIGFESDKDILEIFNLADEIKVSKVNLKKVVGQRLAARVLKTWVEDFVDEDTGEVVSIERNEVILDRETIIENEHIDEIVDSGAKSILIHKENQSISDFAIIYNTLQKDPCNSEKEAVVHIYRQLRNSEPPDEATARDVIDKLFFSDKRYDLGEVGRYRINKKLNLNTPQDTKVLTKEDIIEIIKYLIELVNSKADVDDIDHLSNRRVRTVGEQLAAQFSVGLARMARTIRERMNVRDNEVFTPIDLINSKTLSSVINSFFGTNQLSQFMDQTNPLAEMTHKRRLSALGPGGLSRERAGFEVRDVHYTHYGRLCPIETPEGPNIGLISSLCVFARINELGFIETPYRKTDNGKVGLTDADVVYLSAEEEEAKIIAQANAPLAEDGVFVNPRVKARYEGDFPLSEKETVDLMDVAPNQIASIAASLIPFLEHDDANRALMGSNMMRQAVPLLNPEAPIVGTGLEGPVVRDSRVQVVAEEDGIVEYVDADEIVVRYNRTEDEIFASFDPESKRYRLPKFKKTNQNTSITLKPIVRKGQEIKKGQILTEGYATSKGELALGRNLKVAFMPWKGYNFEDAIVVSERLIREDYFTSIHIDEYILEVRDTKRGMEELTSDIPNVSEEATKNLDENGMIRIGANVVPGDILIGKITPKGESDPTPEEKLLRAIFGDKAGDVKDASLKASPSLHGVVVDKMLFSRAIKDEKEAKKAKTNEKGILEKIDNEFNRHAADLLNKLVDKLFVLVNGKTSQGVSDNFGQEIIPRGVKFTQKMLAEIDYMNVNPNKWTTDKQKNDLIKAVIQNYILKWKEYDAEYKRKKFNVTIGDELPAGIMQLAKVYIAKKRKIKVGDKMAGRHGNKGIVAKVVRDEDMPYLEDGSTVDIVLNPLGVPSRMNLGQIYETVLGWAGLKLGERFSTPIFDGASLEDITSYTDKAGLPSFGTTYLYDGGTGERFDQPATVGVIYMLKLGHMVDDKMHARSIGPYSLITQQPLGGKAQFGGQRFGEMEVWALEAFGASHILQEILTIKSDDVVGRAKAYESIVKGESMPQAGIPESLNVLLHELRGLGLSINLD, encoded by the coding sequence ATGTTTTACGGTTCAACAAATTCCAACGCAATGTCTCAAAATAACAATAACATCAGAATTAACTTCTCTAAAACTAAGAGTCGTTTTGATTATCCTGACTTTTTGGAGATTCAACTAAAGTCATTTGTTGAATTCTTTCAGTTGGGAACAACGCCTGAAGAGAGAAAGCGCGAGGGACTTTTTCAGGTTTTTTTAGAGAATTTTCCTATTACAGATACCAGAAACAACTTTGTTCTGGAATTCCTCGATTATTATGTAGATCCACCAAGATATTCCATTGAGGAATGCTTAGATCGTGGATTGACCTTTAGCGTTCCGCTTAAGGCAAAATTAAAACTTTATTGTACCGACCCTGAGCATGAGGATTTTGATACAGTGGTTCAAGATGTTTACTTGGGCACTATTCCTTACATGACTCCTAGGGGTACTTTTGTTATTAATGGTGCAGAACGAGTTGTTGTTTCACAGTTACACCGTTCGCCAGGGGTTTTCTTTGGTCAAAGTGTGCATCCTAATGGCACCAAACTTTATTCGGCTCGTATTATTCCATTCAAGGGATCGTGGATTGAGTTTGCTACCGACATCAACAATGTGATGTATGCCTACATCGACCGTAAGAAGAAGTTACCCGTAACCACGCTGTTACGTGCCATTGGTTTCGAAAGTGATAAGGATATTCTTGAAATATTCAACTTGGCCGATGAGATTAAGGTTTCCAAAGTAAACCTTAAGAAAGTTGTTGGCCAGCGATTAGCCGCCCGTGTATTAAAAACATGGGTTGAGGATTTTGTGGATGAGGATACCGGTGAGGTGGTTTCCATCGAACGTAATGAGGTTATTCTTGATCGCGAAACCATTATTGAGAATGAACATATCGATGAAATTGTTGATTCTGGTGCTAAATCGATTCTAATCCATAAAGAGAACCAGAGCATATCTGATTTTGCCATTATTTATAATACGCTGCAGAAAGATCCCTGTAACTCTGAAAAAGAGGCAGTGGTTCACATCTATCGCCAGCTCCGTAACTCCGAGCCACCCGACGAGGCTACTGCCCGTGATGTTATCGATAAGTTATTCTTCTCCGATAAACGTTACGATTTAGGTGAGGTAGGACGTTACCGTATCAATAAGAAACTAAACCTGAATACACCTCAGGATACCAAGGTCCTTACCAAGGAGGATATTATTGAAATTATCAAGTATTTGATTGAATTAGTCAATTCAAAGGCTGATGTAGATGATATCGACCACTTGAGTAACCGCCGTGTCCGTACAGTAGGTGAGCAGTTAGCCGCTCAGTTCAGTGTAGGTCTAGCTCGTATGGCTAGAACAATTCGTGAGAGAATGAACGTTCGCGATAACGAGGTATTTACTCCAATTGATTTGATCAATTCTAAGACCTTATCGTCGGTAATTAACTCGTTCTTTGGAACCAACCAGCTATCGCAATTCATGGATCAAACCAACCCTCTTGCAGAGATGACCCACAAGCGTCGTTTATCTGCATTAGGACCAGGTGGTTTATCGCGTGAACGTGCAGGTTTCGAGGTTCGTGACGTACACTATACACATTACGGACGTTTATGTCCAATTGAAACACCAGAAGGTCCAAACATCGGCCTTATATCATCGTTATGCGTGTTTGCTCGTATAAACGAGTTAGGATTTATCGAAACGCCTTATCGTAAAACCGATAACGGAAAGGTAGGTTTAACCGATGCTGATGTTGTTTACCTCAGTGCAGAGGAGGAAGAGGCAAAAATTATTGCTCAGGCGAATGCTCCACTTGCCGAGGATGGCGTGTTTGTTAATCCTCGAGTAAAAGCTCGCTACGAGGGTGATTTCCCTCTATCGGAGAAGGAAACAGTCGACTTGATGGACGTTGCTCCAAATCAAATTGCCTCTATTGCTGCTTCTTTAATTCCGTTCTTAGAACACGATGACGCTAACCGTGCGTTGATGGGATCAAACATGATGCGCCAAGCTGTACCTCTTCTAAATCCTGAGGCTCCTATTGTTGGAACAGGGCTAGAAGGACCAGTCGTAAGAGATAGTCGTGTGCAGGTTGTTGCTGAGGAGGATGGTATTGTTGAGTATGTAGATGCTGACGAGATTGTTGTTCGTTACAATAGAACCGAGGATGAGATATTTGCTAGTTTCGATCCTGAGTCGAAGCGTTATAGACTTCCTAAGTTCAAGAAAACAAACCAGAATACCTCTATCACCCTAAAACCAATTGTTAGAAAAGGTCAAGAAATTAAGAAAGGACAAATTTTAACAGAGGGTTATGCAACAAGCAAAGGCGAATTGGCTTTAGGTCGTAACCTTAAAGTGGCTTTCATGCCCTGGAAGGGTTATAACTTTGAGGATGCTATTGTGGTTAGTGAACGATTAATCCGCGAGGATTACTTCACATCAATCCATATCGATGAGTACATTCTTGAGGTACGCGACACCAAACGAGGGATGGAGGAACTTACTTCCGATATTCCTAACGTTTCGGAAGAAGCTACCAAGAACCTTGATGAGAATGGTATGATTCGTATAGGCGCAAATGTTGTTCCTGGCGATATATTAATAGGTAAGATTACACCTAAAGGTGAATCGGATCCAACACCAGAAGAAAAGTTACTTAGAGCAATCTTTGGGGATAAGGCCGGTGATGTGAAAGATGCGTCATTAAAGGCATCTCCATCGTTGCATGGTGTTGTTGTCGATAAAATGCTTTTCTCTCGTGCTATTAAAGATGAGAAAGAGGCCAAGAAGGCTAAAACTAACGAGAAAGGAATTCTCGAGAAAATTGACAACGAATTTAACCGCCATGCTGCCGATTTGCTCAACAAGTTAGTTGATAAACTGTTTGTACTTGTAAATGGCAAAACATCTCAGGGAGTATCTGACAACTTTGGGCAGGAGATCATTCCTCGTGGAGTTAAGTTTACCCAAAAGATGCTTGCTGAGATTGACTATATGAACGTTAATCCGAACAAGTGGACTACCGATAAGCAGAAGAACGATCTCATTAAGGCTGTTATTCAGAACTACATCTTAAAATGGAAAGAGTACGATGCTGAGTACAAGCGTAAGAAGTTCAACGTGACCATTGGAGATGAGCTGCCAGCCGGTATTATGCAATTGGCAAAGGTTTACATTGCTAAGAAGCGTAAGATTAAGGTTGGAGATAAGATGGCTGGTCGTCACGGTAACAAGGGTATTGTTGCTAAGGTTGTTCGCGACGAGGATATGCCATACCTTGAAGATGGAAGCACCGTTGATATCGTTCTGAACCCTCTAGGTGTGCCTTCGCGTATGAACCTTGGACAGATTTACGAAACAGTTCTTGGTTGGGCTGGTTTGAAACTTGGAGAGCGTTTCAGTACTCCAATCTTCGACGGAGCTTCGTTGGAGGATATCACTTCATATACAGATAAGGCAGGACTACCAAGTTTTGGTACAACTTATCTATACGATGGAGGTACTGGTGAGCGTTTCGACCAACCTGCAACTGTGGGAGTTATCTATATGCTTAAACTAGGCCATATGGTTGACGACAAGATGCACGCTCGTTCTATTGGACCATACTCCCTTATCACTCAGCAACCTCTTGGCGGTAAAGCTCAGTTTGGAGGTCAGCGTTTTGGTGAGATGGAGGTATGGGCTCTTGAAGCGTTTGGAGCATCGCACATCCTACAGGAGATTCTTACCATCAAGTCCGATGACGTTGTTGGTAGAGCAAAAGCTTACGAATCAATTGTTAAGGGTGAGTCAATGCCACAAGCAGGTATACCTGAGTCACTGAATGTATTGTTGCACGAATTGCGTGGTTTAGGGTTAAGCATTAACCTTGATTAA
- the rplL gene encoding 50S ribosomal protein L7/L12 codes for MADLKKFAEDLVNLSVKEVNELAKILKDEYGIEPAAAAVAVAAAPAAGGAAAAEKTSFDVILKSAGGAKLQVVKLVKELTGLGLKEAKDLVDAAPKAVKEGASKEEAESLKAQLEEAGAEVELK; via the coding sequence ATGGCAGATCTTAAAAAATTTGCAGAAGACTTGGTAAACTTGTCAGTTAAAGAAGTTAACGAATTAGCCAAGATTCTAAAAGACGAATATGGCATTGAGCCTGCTGCAGCCGCTGTTGCTGTTGCCGCTGCACCTGCTGCTGGTGGTGCCGCAGCTGCTGAAAAAACTTCATTTGATGTTATTCTAAAATCAGCTGGTGGTGCTAAACTTCAAGTTGTTAAATTAGTAAAAGAACTTACTGGTTTAGGACTTAAAGAAGCTAAAGACCTTGTAGATGCTGCTCCTAAGGCAGTTAAAGAAGGTGCTTCAAAGGAAGAAGCTGAGTCTCTAAAAGCACAACTAGAAGAAGCAGGAGCAGAAGTTGAACTTAAATAG
- a CDS encoding 50S ribosomal protein L10, whose protein sequence is MRREDKNLLIDKLTEQIKHYPHFYLADTSELNAEVTSKLRRVCFEKQVKLVVVKNTLLKKALERSGKSDFTAMFESLKGSTSVMFTETGNVPAKLIKDFRREFPKPLLKAAFVEESIYVGENQLEALASLKSKNELIADVIALLQSPAKNVISSLQSGGNILSGVVKTLSEKEK, encoded by the coding sequence ATGAGAAGGGAAGATAAAAATTTATTGATTGATAAGCTTACCGAGCAGATTAAACATTATCCACATTTTTACCTTGCGGATACTTCGGAATTAAACGCTGAAGTAACTAGCAAACTCAGAAGAGTATGCTTTGAAAAGCAGGTGAAATTGGTAGTGGTAAAAAATACCCTTCTGAAGAAAGCCCTTGAGCGTAGCGGAAAATCTGATTTTACCGCAATGTTTGAAAGTCTTAAGGGTTCAACTTCAGTAATGTTTACTGAAACTGGTAATGTACCAGCTAAGCTAATCAAGGATTTTCGTAGAGAATTTCCAAAACCCTTACTGAAAGCTGCCTTTGTAGAGGAGTCTATATATGTAGGAGAAAATCAACTAGAAGCACTTGCATCACTTAAGAGCAAAAATGAGCTTATTGCTGATGTTATTGCACTGTTGCAATCACCTGCAAAGAATGTTATCTCTTCACTACAATCTGGTGGAAATATTCTATCTGGTGTTGTTAAAACACTTTCTGAAAAGGAAAAATAA
- the rpoC gene encoding DNA-directed RNA polymerase subunit beta' yields MSFRRENKVKSNFSKITISLASPEEILERSSGEVLKPETINYRTYKPERDGLFCERIFGPVKDYECHCGKYKRIRYKGIVCDRCGVEVTEKKVRRERMGHINLVVPVAHIWYFRSLPNKIGYLLGLPSKKLDAIIYYERYVVINPGIKAADGVKYLDFLTEEEYLDILDTLPKENQYLDDSDPNKFIAGMGAEALNTLLTRLDLDEMSYDLRHKAGTETSQQRKSEALKRLHVVEAFRESKEVNKPEWMILKVIPVIPPELRPLVPLDGGRFATSDLNDLYRRVIIRNNRLKRLIEIKAPEVILRNEKRMLQEAIDSLFDNSRKSNAVKTDANRPLKSLSDSLKGKQGRFRQNLLGKRVDYSARSVIVVGPELKMHECGLPKDMAAELYKPFVIRKLIERGIVKTVKSAKKIVDRKDPVVWDILENVLKGHPVMLNRAPTLHRLGIQAFQPKLIEGKAIQLHPLSCTAFNADFDGDQMAVHLPLSNEAVLEAQILMLGSHNILNPANGAPITVPSQDMVLGLYYITKQRKGAKGEGLIFYSPEEVIIAYNEKAVDLHAIIKVRLNLTDAEGNLTHPIVETTVGRVIFNQYVPKEMGYLNEVLTKKSLRDIIGTTLKKTGTSRTAQFLDDIKDLGYYMAFKGGLSFNLNDVVVPDEKVQLVEEGYEQVDEVMGNYNMGLITNNERYNQIIDIWTHTNAKLTLTLLKNLSGDKQGFNSIYMMLDSGARGSKEQIRQLCGMRGLMAKPQKSGATGNEIIENPILSNFKEGLSVLEYFISTHGARKGLADTALKTADAGYLTRRLVDVSQDVIITEPDCGTLRGLVATAIKKNEEVVETLYERILGRTTVHDVYHPLTGKLIVAAGEEVTEEIASEIENSPIEQVEIRSVLTCESRKGVCAKCYGRNLATGRMVQRGEAVGVIAAQSIGEPGTQLTLRTFHVGGTASNIISDSKIIARFDGRAEIEELKTVVREDENGEKYNIVIGRLAEMRIVDLNTGITLSTHTIPYGSKLYINNEDTVKKGKLICEWDPWNAVIISEVAGKVAFDSLIKDVTFKEESDEQTGYREKVVVDSRDKTKNPAIKITDEKGEVIRLYNIPVSSHIVVDEGSSVIAGEIIVKIPRAMGKSGDITGGLPRVTELFEARNPSNPAIVSEIDGEVTFGKIKRGNREINVTSKTGEVKKYLVPLSKQILVQENDYVKAGIPLSDGAITPGDILAIKGPTKVQEYIVNEVQEVYRLQGVKINDKHFEVIVRQMMRKVEIDDPGDTRFLEKQIVDKWEFIEENDYIFDKKVVVEAGDAVGYRPGQIITARMLRDENSKFKRKDMKLIQARDAVPATSSQVLQGITRAALQTNSFMSAASFQETTKVLNEAAIFGKEDNLEGLKENVICGHLIPAGTGLREFDRLVVYSKDEHDLIERSKSAVSVDEE; encoded by the coding sequence ATGTCGTTCAGAAGGGAAAATAAGGTTAAAAGCAACTTTTCAAAGATTACTATCAGCCTTGCATCGCCTGAGGAAATTCTTGAGCGGTCGAGTGGGGAAGTGCTAAAACCCGAAACCATCAACTATAGAACATATAAACCTGAACGCGACGGACTTTTCTGTGAGCGCATTTTTGGTCCTGTTAAGGATTATGAATGCCACTGCGGTAAGTACAAACGTATTCGTTACAAAGGAATTGTTTGCGACCGCTGCGGTGTGGAGGTTACTGAAAAGAAAGTTCGCCGTGAAAGAATGGGGCACATCAATTTAGTTGTACCAGTAGCTCATATTTGGTACTTCAGATCGTTACCCAATAAAATTGGCTATTTACTGGGATTGCCTTCCAAAAAATTGGATGCAATTATTTACTATGAGCGCTACGTGGTTATCAACCCCGGTATTAAGGCTGCCGATGGAGTTAAGTATCTTGATTTCTTAACGGAGGAAGAATATCTTGATATTCTGGATACCTTACCAAAGGAAAACCAATACCTTGACGATAGTGATCCAAATAAGTTTATTGCAGGCATGGGAGCTGAGGCTTTAAATACACTCCTTACCAGACTTGACTTGGATGAAATGTCGTACGATTTACGCCATAAAGCTGGCACAGAAACATCACAGCAACGTAAGAGCGAAGCTTTAAAGCGCTTGCATGTTGTTGAAGCTTTCCGTGAGTCGAAAGAGGTTAATAAGCCTGAATGGATGATCCTAAAGGTTATTCCTGTTATTCCACCAGAATTACGTCCTTTAGTTCCTTTGGATGGTGGAAGATTCGCTACCTCGGACTTGAATGATTTATACCGTAGAGTTATTATTCGAAACAATCGTCTCAAGAGACTTATTGAAATTAAGGCACCTGAAGTTATTCTCCGTAACGAGAAACGTATGCTTCAAGAGGCTATTGATTCATTGTTCGACAACTCTCGTAAATCCAACGCTGTAAAAACCGATGCAAACCGTCCTTTGAAATCTCTTAGCGACAGTTTGAAGGGAAAACAAGGTCGTTTCCGTCAGAACTTACTTGGTAAACGTGTTGACTACTCTGCACGTTCGGTAATTGTTGTTGGTCCAGAATTAAAAATGCACGAGTGCGGATTACCAAAGGATATGGCTGCTGAGCTATACAAACCATTTGTTATCCGTAAGTTAATCGAGAGAGGAATTGTTAAGACTGTAAAATCGGCCAAAAAGATTGTTGATCGTAAGGATCCAGTAGTTTGGGATATCCTTGAGAACGTTCTTAAAGGTCATCCAGTAATGTTGAACCGTGCTCCTACTTTGCACCGATTAGGTATTCAGGCTTTCCAGCCTAAACTAATCGAGGGTAAAGCTATTCAGTTGCATCCACTTTCTTGTACTGCGTTCAACGCCGACTTCGACGGTGACCAAATGGCTGTACACTTGCCATTGAGCAACGAAGCAGTGCTTGAAGCTCAAATATTGATGTTGGGTTCCCATAACATTCTTAACCCTGCCAATGGAGCTCCTATCACTGTTCCTTCTCAGGACATGGTTTTGGGCTTGTACTATATTACAAAACAACGTAAGGGTGCAAAAGGTGAAGGTTTGATTTTCTATTCACCTGAGGAAGTCATTATTGCATACAATGAGAAAGCTGTAGATCTTCATGCAATCATTAAGGTTCGTTTAAACTTAACTGATGCCGAAGGTAATTTAACGCATCCTATTGTTGAAACAACAGTTGGCCGCGTTATTTTTAATCAGTATGTGCCAAAAGAAATGGGATATTTGAACGAAGTACTTACAAAAAAATCACTTCGCGATATTATCGGTACAACATTGAAGAAGACAGGTACATCTCGCACAGCTCAGTTCCTCGACGATATCAAGGATTTAGGATACTACATGGCGTTCAAGGGCGGACTATCATTCAACCTTAACGATGTAGTTGTTCCTGATGAAAAAGTACAACTTGTTGAAGAAGGCTACGAACAAGTTGACGAGGTAATGGGCAACTATAACATGGGTCTTATCACAAACAATGAGCGTTATAATCAGATAATTGATATCTGGACACATACGAATGCTAAGTTGACTTTGACTCTACTTAAGAACCTATCTGGCGATAAACAAGGATTCAACTCAATTTACATGATGCTTGACTCCGGAGCTCGTGGTTCGAAGGAGCAGATTCGTCAGCTTTGCGGTATGCGTGGTCTTATGGCTAAACCTCAAAAATCGGGAGCAACTGGTAATGAGATCATCGAAAACCCAATTCTTTCAAACTTTAAAGAGGGTCTTTCGGTTCTTGAGTACTTCATCTCAACTCACGGTGCTCGTAAGGGTCTTGCCGATACTGCGCTTAAAACTGCCGATGCTGGTTATCTAACCCGTCGTTTGGTTGACGTATCACAGGATGTTATTATAACAGAGCCCGACTGCGGAACTCTTCGAGGATTGGTTGCCACTGCAATTAAGAAGAACGAGGAGGTTGTAGAAACTCTATACGAAAGAATTCTTGGTCGTACAACTGTACACGATGTTTACCATCCATTAACAGGTAAACTAATTGTTGCTGCTGGGGAAGAGGTTACCGAGGAGATTGCGTCGGAAATTGAAAACTCTCCAATCGAACAGGTTGAGATTCGTTCGGTGTTAACCTGTGAGTCGCGTAAGGGCGTTTGTGCAAAATGTTACGGACGTAACTTGGCTACAGGCCGAATGGTTCAGAGGGGCGAGGCTGTAGGTGTTATTGCGGCTCAAAGTATTGGAGAACCAGGTACTCAGTTAACACTTCGTACATTCCACGTCGGAGGTACTGCATCGAATATTATTTCGGATTCGAAAATTATAGCTCGTTTTGACGGTAGAGCAGAGATTGAGGAACTAAAAACTGTTGTTCGCGAAGACGAGAATGGTGAAAAGTACAATATTGTTATTGGTCGTTTGGCCGAAATGCGTATTGTTGACCTTAATACAGGAATTACTCTATCGACCCATACAATTCCTTACGGTTCTAAGTTGTATATCAACAACGAGGATACTGTTAAGAAAGGCAAACTCATTTGCGAATGGGATCCTTGGAATGCCGTTATTATTTCGGAGGTTGCTGGTAAGGTTGCATTCGATTCTCTGATTAAGGATGTTACATTCAAGGAAGAGTCCGATGAGCAAACGGGCTATAGAGAAAAAGTTGTTGTTGATTCTCGCGATAAAACAAAGAACCCTGCAATTAAGATTACTGATGAGAAAGGTGAAGTTATTCGTCTTTACAACATCCCTGTTTCATCTCATATTGTAGTGGATGAGGGTAGCTCTGTAATTGCTGGTGAAATCATTGTTAAGATTCCTCGTGCAATGGGTAAATCGGGCGACATCACCGGTGGTCTTCCCCGTGTTACGGAGTTGTTTGAGGCTCGTAACCCATCCAACCCAGCCATTGTTTCTGAAATTGATGGTGAGGTAACATTTGGAAAGATTAAACGAGGTAACCGCGAAATTAACGTTACTTCAAAAACAGGTGAGGTTAAGAAATACTTAGTTCCACTGTCAAAACAAATCCTTGTACAGGAGAACGACTATGTAAAGGCAGGTATTCCTCTATCCGATGGTGCAATTACTCCTGGTGATATTCTTGCAATCAAAGGACCTACTAAAGTTCAGGAATACATTGTGAATGAGGTTCAGGAAGTTTACCGCTTACAGGGTGTGAAGATTAACGATAAGCACTTTGAGGTAATAGTTCGTCAGATGATGCGTAAGGTTGAGATTGACGATCCAGGCGATACACGCTTCCTCGAAAAACAAATTGTTGATAAGTGGGAGTTTATTGAGGAGAACGACTATATCTTCGACAAGAAGGTGGTTGTTGAAGCCGGAGATGCAGTAGGATATCGTCCAGGGCAAATTATTACTGCAAGAATGCTCCGTGATGAGAACTCTAAGTTTAAACGTAAAGATATGAAGTTAATCCAAGCTCGTGATGCAGTTCCTGCAACATCGAGTCAGGTGCTTCAGGGTATCACAAGGGCTGCACTTCAAACCAACAGTTTCATGTCGGCTGCTTCATTCCAGGAGACAACCAAAGTTCTTAATGAGGCCGCTATCTTCGGTAAGGAGGATAACTTGGAAGGACTGAAGGAGAATGTAATTTGTGGACACTTAATTCCAGCAGGTACAGGTCTTCGCGAATTCGATAGATTGGTAGTTTACTCAAAGGATGAGCACGATTTGATTGAAAGATCTAAAAGTGCAGTAAGTGTTGACGAAGAGTAA
- the rplA gene encoding 50S ribosomal protein L1, whose amino-acid sequence MTKLTKNRKLALSKTDSNKQYKLSDAAALLKEITYTKFDASVDIDVRLGVDPRKANQMVRGVVTLPHGTGKAVRVLVLCTPDKEEAAKQAGADFVGLDEYIEKIKGGWTDVDVIITMPTVMAKIGALGRVLGPRGLMPNPKSGTVTMEVDKAVKEVKQGKIDFKVDKFGIIHSSIGKVSFEPEKIVDNAMEFINTIIKLKPSSAKGTYIKSIFISTTMSPGLSIDTKTISAAN is encoded by the coding sequence ATGACTAAACTGACTAAAAACAGGAAGCTTGCTCTGTCGAAAACCGATTCTAACAAGCAATATAAACTTTCTGATGCAGCAGCACTGTTGAAGGAGATTACTTACACCAAATTTGATGCATCGGTTGATATCGATGTACGTTTAGGTGTAGACCCACGCAAAGCAAACCAAATGGTTCGTGGCGTGGTTACACTTCCTCACGGTACAGGAAAAGCTGTCAGAGTACTCGTACTCTGTACACCTGATAAAGAAGAAGCTGCTAAACAAGCAGGAGCCGATTTTGTAGGTCTTGATGAATATATCGAGAAGATCAAAGGTGGATGGACTGATGTAGATGTTATCATTACAATGCCAACAGTTATGGCAAAGATTGGTGCTCTAGGTCGTGTTTTAGGTCCACGTGGTCTTATGCCTAACCCCAAAAGCGGCACTGTAACAATGGAAGTTGATAAAGCTGTTAAGGAGGTTAAACAGGGTAAGATTGACTTCAAGGTTGATAAGTTCGGTATTATCCACTCATCAATCGGGAAGGTTTCATTCGAGCCTGAGAAAATCGTCGACAACGCTATGGAGTTTATCAACACAATTATTAAGTTGAAACCATCATCGGCTAAGGGTACTTACATTAAGAGTATCTTTATTTCAACAACGATGAGCCCTGGTTTATCCATAGACACTAAGACAATCTCAGCGGCGAATTAA